One Metamycoplasma canadense DNA segment encodes these proteins:
- a CDS encoding DNA-directed RNA polymerase subunit beta, with the protein MSNKPQYVLRKFGPITERRDYSISQNKFDTPDFLKMQRDSVEKFLTSGVEEELRNIYPIEARGKVKIEYIENSATFEYPKKTEFESIKEAKQKGSSYHGKLKAKLKQINEETGEVISAEVVFAEIPIMTYGGSFVINGSEKVIVSQLIRSTGAYFGVNVRNKQANDLFNKVEIIPQVGSWVEIYHKTTSSNPDTIKVHIDKNKSFLLTTFLKALGFSENGILNMFGDIPELNETLRRDKTAGDTQEEITRDAQETIYRLIRKGDRMTAESARNLIPSTLFNEKRYSLTETGRFTLNRKLNIAERLVNTYLAEDIVTKNGDVKYQKGLLITWEIARKIAEEFRLGILPLWRLPDINGSVYGNQLEILGNEKLSERLMVPRVWVYPTENDLLNDINKIQVLGNDPNSTENFLLIPDLIATISYYFNLLSNIGVDDDPDSLVNKRIVTIGELLQNQFRIGLIKLEKNTRERISTKETSKITPKNVTNNKPIFNQFKSFFNTSKLSQFMDQCNPLAEISNKRRITSLGPRGLNRDTAQFEVRDVHPTHYGRICPIETPEGPNIGLILNLASFADIDKYGFIKSPYFRVKDKKVDFSKPYYLTAIEEAGYSFAQSTVRIENDEIIDDLVMVRRDNEYLQVPANEVDFVGVSNRQMTSIAASAIPFLENDDANRALMGSNMQRQAVPVLFPEAPLVATGVEADIAKYSSTNIIAKYDGVVSYVDANVIKISREGSKKTDSYYLRTFERSNQGTLIHQVPLVKLNQEIKAGDLLVDGPSMKNGEMALGKNVLVGFTTWHGFNYEDAVVLSERLVKDDVYTSIHIEEQTIQFRHSKAGEDILTADIPNVSNHSKRFLDENGIVRVGSEVSTGDILVGRTSPKGEENPTPEEKLMAAIFGQKTASRKDTSLKVKYGHNGTVVAVDVLSRELGDTLEDGIEKIVKVSIAQKRKIKVGDKMAGRHGNKGVVSIVLPVEEMPYLEDGTPLDIVLNPQGVPSRMNIGQVLELHLGLAAKKLNTKFVTPIFDGITHNQIKEILEEAKINSSGKSVVYDGRTGEPFDQPISVGIMYYLKLYHMVDDKMHARSVGPYSLITQQPLGGKSQNGGQRFGEMETWAIESYGAANLLQELLTYKSDNINGRNQLYNSLARKTKLPKPGMPESFNVLAYELRGLGIKLEAHDNSSDENDFELERVDTKYQQDWDGGTE; encoded by the coding sequence ATGAGTAATAAACCACAATATGTTTTAAGAAAATTTGGACCTATTACCGAACGTCGTGACTATTCAATTAGTCAAAATAAATTCGATACACCAGACTTTTTAAAAATGCAAAGAGATTCTGTTGAAAAATTTCTAACTTCTGGAGTAGAAGAAGAATTAAGAAATATTTATCCAATTGAAGCTAGAGGAAAAGTTAAAATTGAATATATTGAAAATTCGGCTACTTTTGAATATCCAAAAAAAACTGAATTTGAAAGCATTAAAGAAGCAAAACAAAAAGGTTCATCATATCATGGTAAGCTTAAAGCAAAATTAAAACAAATAAACGAAGAAACTGGTGAAGTTATTTCTGCTGAAGTGGTTTTTGCAGAAATTCCAATCATGACCTATGGAGGATCATTTGTAATAAATGGTTCAGAGAAAGTTATTGTTTCTCAACTTATTCGTTCAACAGGAGCTTATTTTGGTGTAAATGTTAGAAATAAGCAAGCAAATGACTTGTTTAATAAAGTAGAAATAATTCCACAAGTTGGTTCATGAGTTGAAATATATCACAAGACAACTTCATCTAACCCTGATACAATAAAAGTTCATATTGATAAAAATAAATCATTTTTATTAACTACATTCCTAAAAGCATTAGGATTTAGTGAAAATGGTATTTTAAATATGTTCGGTGATATCCCTGAATTAAATGAAACTTTAAGAAGGGATAAAACTGCTGGTGATACTCAAGAAGAAATTACAAGAGATGCGCAAGAAACTATTTATCGTTTAATTAGAAAAGGCGATAGAATGACTGCTGAATCAGCACGTAATTTAATTCCTTCAACTTTATTTAACGAAAAAAGATATAGTTTAACTGAAACTGGTCGTTTTACATTAAATCGTAAGTTAAATATAGCTGAAAGGCTTGTAAATACATATTTAGCTGAAGATATTGTTACAAAAAACGGTGACGTTAAATATCAAAAAGGATTATTAATAACCTGAGAAATTGCAAGAAAAATTGCTGAAGAATTTAGATTAGGTATTTTACCACTGTGAAGATTACCAGATATTAATGGTTCAGTTTATGGTAACCAATTAGAAATTTTGGGTAATGAAAAACTTTCAGAACGGCTAATGGTTCCACGAGTTTGAGTTTATCCAACCGAAAATGATTTATTGAATGATATAAATAAAATTCAAGTTTTAGGAAATGATCCAAATTCAACGGAGAATTTCTTATTAATTCCAGACCTAATTGCAACAATTTCTTATTACTTCAATTTATTATCAAACATTGGGGTTGATGATGATCCTGATTCATTAGTAAATAAAAGAATTGTTACAATTGGAGAGTTATTACAAAATCAATTTAGAATAGGTTTAATAAAATTAGAAAAAAATACTCGTGAAAGAATTTCGACAAAAGAAACTTCAAAAATTACTCCTAAGAATGTTACAAATAATAAACCTATTTTTAATCAATTTAAATCATTTTTTAATACATCAAAATTATCTCAATTTATGGATCAATGTAACCCACTAGCCGAGATATCAAATAAACGTCGTATCACATCATTAGGACCAAGAGGTCTAAATCGTGATACAGCACAATTTGAGGTTCGTGACGTTCACCCTACTCATTATGGTAGAATTTGTCCTATCGAAACTCCTGAAGGACCAAATATCGGACTTATCCTTAATTTAGCTTCATTTGCTGATATTGATAAATATGGATTTATTAAGTCACCGTATTTTAGAGTTAAAGATAAAAAAGTTGATTTTAGTAAACCTTATTATTTAACAGCTATTGAAGAAGCAGGATATTCATTTGCACAATCAACAGTTAGAATTGAAAATGATGAAATAATTGACGATTTAGTAATGGTGCGTCGTGATAATGAATATTTACAAGTTCCTGCTAATGAAGTAGATTTTGTTGGTGTTTCAAATCGCCAAATGACATCTATCGCTGCTTCTGCAATTCCATTTTTGGAAAATGATGATGCTAACCGTGCACTTATGGGGTCTAACATGCAACGTCAAGCAGTTCCTGTTTTATTCCCTGAAGCTCCATTAGTTGCAACTGGCGTTGAGGCTGATATTGCTAAATATTCATCAACAAATATTATTGCTAAATACGATGGTGTTGTTAGTTATGTTGACGCTAATGTGATAAAGATATCAAGAGAAGGAAGCAAAAAAACAGATTCATATTATTTAAGAACATTTGAAAGATCAAACCAAGGGACATTAATCCATCAAGTGCCGCTTGTTAAATTAAATCAAGAAATTAAAGCGGGTGATTTATTAGTTGATGGTCCATCAATGAAAAATGGAGAAATGGCTTTAGGTAAAAATGTTTTAGTCGGTTTTACAACATGACATGGATTTAACTATGAAGATGCTGTTGTTTTATCTGAAAGATTAGTAAAAGATGATGTTTATACATCTATTCATATTGAAGAGCAAACAATTCAATTTAGACATTCAAAAGCAGGTGAAGATATTTTAACTGCAGATATTCCTAATGTTTCAAATCATTCAAAACGTTTCTTAGACGAAAATGGTATCGTTAGAGTTGGTTCAGAAGTTTCAACTGGTGACATTTTAGTAGGTAGAACATCTCCAAAAGGTGAAGAAAATCCAACACCTGAAGAAAAATTAATGGCAGCAATTTTTGGTCAAAAAACTGCTTCAAGAAAAGATACTTCTTTAAAAGTTAAATACGGGCATAATGGAACTGTTGTTGCAGTTGATGTTTTAAGCCGTGAATTAGGTGATACACTAGAAGATGGAATTGAAAAAATAGTTAAAGTTTCAATAGCTCAAAAAAGAAAAATTAAAGTTGGCGATAAGATGGCTGGACGTCATGGAAATAAAGGGGTTGTTTCAATTGTTTTACCAGTTGAGGAAATGCCATACTTAGAAGACGGAACACCATTAGATATTGTTTTAAATCCACAAGGTGTTCCATCGCGTATGAACATTGGCCAAGTTCTTGAACTTCATTTAGGTTTAGCTGCTAAAAAACTAAATACAAAATTTGTTACTCCTATTTTTGATGGTATAACCCATAATCAAATTAAGGAAATTTTAGAAGAAGCTAAGATTAATTCATCAGGTAAATCAGTTGTTTATGACGGTCGTACAGGCGAGCCATTTGATCAACCAATCTCTGTTGGTATTATGTATTATTTAAAACTTTATCACATGGTTGATGATAAGATGCATGCTCGTTCAGTTGGACCATACTCATTGATTACGCAACAACCACTTGGTGGTAAATCACAAAATGGTGGCCAAAGATTTGGTGAAATGGAAACATGGGCAATTGAATCATATGGAGCAGCTAATTTATTGCAAGAATTACTAACTTATAAATCAGATAATATTAATGGACGTAATCAATTGTATAACTCATTAGCTAGAAAGACTAAATTACCAAAACCAGGTATGCCAGAATCATTTAATGTTTTAGCATACGAATTAAGAGGTTTAGGAATTAAACTAGAAGCTCACGATAATAGCAGTGATGAAAATGACTTCGAATTAGAAAGAGTTGATACTAAATATCAACAAGATTGAGATGGAGGAACTGAATAA
- the rpoC gene encoding DNA-directed RNA polymerase subunit beta' — protein sequence MKNNSKYDLLDESKITKISLSLATPEDVESWSHGEVTKPETINYKSYKPERGGLFDEIIFGPMIDYRCPVCGYKYKKINEGSYCTRTELCKQENVQILPKISRRNHMGHIKLNSPVVHFWYFKVDHSILYKLLGLKISSDNSQETVRREELENLIYYKNHIVVEDGGLKSLPKNLIIEINDAAVIYKEALDELLTRFDPKNPDHQEAYEDITETIEQLVEKATSKIGQEYGIDFYELNEVIEHYSDAKIMTGAKAIEYLLQKLDLAAEKAYVTKQINELNLQEAKNQSKFATTTKQTREKLYKRLQVINAFIESKQSPTNMLIYNLPVIPADLRPLIQLDGGRHSTSDINELYRRVIIRNNRLQQWQEKDAPTLVIQNELRMIQEAVDALIDNQRRTPNPVLSKDNRPFKSISDALTGKKGRFRQNLLGKRVDYSGRSVIVVGPNLKMHQCGIPREMAAKLFEPWIIARLIEKQVATTVKNAKKIIEDQNPIIWPHVAEAIKGRLVLLNRAPTLHRLSIQAFEPVLVRGKAIRLHPLVCTPFNADFDGDQMAVHVPISEQALLESRELMLANKNILGPKDGEPIINPSQDMILGLYYLTIEEKDALGEGRVFDNLDHILRSLEAKKVSLHARVALPAEEVKNSKLFTGFNINSQLYVISTVGKFIFNNVFPKDFPFIFDNKVTKAINLEEYKNEFNKLYVVESGTNIANYIKELPLQEAFNKKNIAKIIRYMFDNYVSTISISNVASVIDKINDLDESDIVLEFLKLKTYKGQNLEKEHADLLTEFVLIEKQKILREIEQKYQGVNNVPISAKEKAKMLDIVWFKYTNIVASILDKIKQLGFDYSTTSGISISFSDILETEKKSQYIAEGDEYISKLKQYYNLGLITDDDRYSLTIKKWAEIKDNIQNELQTIIKNNPKNPVITMINSGARGNISNYVQLAGMRGLMANNTKTTKADAKNDRVVRSTVEVPVKSSFIEGLTAFEFYSSTHGARKGLTDTALNTAKSGYLTRRLVDVAQNIVVRQENCGSEYGFLAKNIVDTKTKQIIVSLKERIVGRFSNKPIYDKNNDLICGRNVLITNKIAQKIIDSGIEQVEIRSILGCNTRNGVCKMCFGKDLATNRVVNIGEAVGIIAAQSIGEPGTQLTMRTFHTGGVAGVEDITGGFTRLIELIDAHEQPWGRPAIISPYQGRVIDIKKNEKTENDYIVTIEILNSNKEVEFKEILVNTNEKLRVSINDEIKVGQKLSEGPIILKELLALTDVITVQNYLLKEIQRIYRIQGIAISDKYIEIIIRQMMSKVVISEPGDSKFFAGAIVDIFDYQEENALLLSENKKPAYGNVVIKGAKQVPLLSDSFLAAASYQETSKILVNAAISSRTDNLTGLKENIIVGKKIPSGTALYSFEEHSKYDIKPSIKYFTSYTDEEEYSTNELDGENIVDIDALTQEYVEDDKNMPSFEDEENDDFFDDSTFDDNEEENEEDLE from the coding sequence ATGAAAAATAATTCAAAATATGACTTATTAGATGAATCAAAAATTACAAAAATTTCTCTGTCTTTAGCTACACCTGAAGATGTAGAAAGTTGATCTCATGGAGAAGTAACAAAACCAGAAACTATTAACTATAAATCATATAAACCTGAAAGAGGTGGTTTATTTGATGAAATTATTTTTGGTCCAATGATTGATTATCGTTGTCCAGTTTGTGGTTATAAATATAAAAAAATAAACGAAGGATCATACTGTACAAGAACAGAGTTATGTAAACAAGAAAATGTTCAAATTCTCCCAAAGATTTCACGTAGAAATCATATGGGGCATATTAAATTAAATAGCCCTGTTGTTCATTTTTGATATTTCAAAGTTGATCATTCGATTTTATATAAATTATTAGGTTTAAAAATCTCAAGTGATAACTCGCAAGAAACAGTTAGAAGAGAAGAATTAGAAAATCTAATTTATTACAAAAATCATATTGTTGTTGAAGATGGCGGGCTTAAATCATTACCTAAAAATTTAATTATTGAAATCAATGACGCTGCTGTTATTTATAAAGAAGCGCTTGATGAACTTTTAACACGTTTTGATCCTAAAAATCCTGATCATCAAGAAGCATATGAGGATATTACTGAAACCATTGAACAATTAGTTGAAAAAGCAACATCGAAAATTGGTCAAGAATATGGTATAGATTTTTATGAATTAAATGAGGTTATTGAACACTATTCAGATGCAAAAATTATGACTGGTGCAAAAGCAATTGAATATTTATTGCAAAAGTTAGATTTAGCAGCTGAAAAAGCTTATGTAACTAAACAAATTAATGAATTAAATTTACAAGAAGCTAAAAACCAAAGCAAGTTTGCAACAACAACAAAACAAACAAGAGAAAAACTTTATAAAAGGCTACAAGTTATTAATGCATTTATAGAATCGAAACAATCACCAACTAATATGTTAATATATAATTTGCCAGTTATTCCTGCGGATTTAAGACCTTTAATTCAATTAGATGGTGGGAGACATTCAACATCTGATATTAATGAATTGTACCGTAGAGTTATTATCAGAAATAACCGTTTACAACAATGACAAGAAAAAGATGCTCCTACATTAGTTATTCAAAATGAATTGCGTATGATTCAAGAAGCTGTTGATGCTTTAATAGATAACCAAAGAAGAACTCCTAACCCTGTTTTATCAAAAGATAATAGACCTTTTAAATCAATATCAGATGCCTTAACTGGTAAAAAAGGTCGTTTTAGACAAAATTTACTTGGTAAACGTGTTGATTATTCAGGCCGTTCAGTTATTGTTGTTGGTCCTAATTTAAAAATGCATCAATGTGGTATTCCTCGTGAAATGGCTGCAAAATTATTTGAGCCATGAATTATCGCTCGATTAATCGAAAAACAAGTTGCAACAACTGTTAAAAACGCAAAAAAAATCATTGAGGATCAAAATCCAATTATTTGACCACACGTGGCTGAAGCTATTAAAGGAAGACTTGTTTTATTAAACCGTGCTCCAACCTTACACCGTTTATCAATTCAAGCCTTTGAGCCAGTATTAGTAAGAGGAAAAGCTATTAGATTGCATCCATTAGTATGTACTCCTTTTAATGCTGACTTTGACGGTGATCAAATGGCTGTTCACGTTCCTATTTCTGAACAAGCATTATTAGAAAGCCGTGAATTAATGTTGGCTAATAAAAATATCTTAGGTCCTAAAGATGGTGAACCAATTATAAATCCTTCACAAGATATGATTTTAGGTCTTTACTATTTAACAATCGAAGAAAAAGATGCATTAGGAGAAGGAAGAGTTTTTGATAATTTAGATCATATTTTAAGAAGCTTAGAAGCTAAAAAAGTTTCATTGCATGCAAGAGTTGCTTTACCTGCTGAAGAAGTTAAAAATTCAAAATTATTTACTGGTTTTAATATTAATTCTCAACTTTATGTTATTTCAACAGTTGGTAAATTCATTTTTAATAATGTCTTTCCAAAAGATTTCCCATTTATTTTTGATAACAAAGTAACTAAGGCTATTAATTTAGAAGAATATAAAAATGAATTTAATAAATTGTATGTTGTTGAATCTGGAACTAATATTGCTAATTATATTAAAGAATTACCTTTACAAGAGGCTTTTAATAAAAAGAACATTGCAAAAATAATTCGTTACATGTTCGATAATTATGTATCAACTATTAGTATTTCTAACGTAGCAAGTGTTATTGATAAAATTAATGATTTAGACGAATCGGATATTGTTTTAGAATTTTTAAAATTAAAAACATATAAAGGTCAAAATCTTGAAAAAGAACATGCTGACTTATTAACGGAATTTGTTTTAATTGAAAAACAAAAAATATTACGAGAAATTGAGCAAAAATATCAAGGTGTTAATAATGTCCCTATTTCTGCAAAAGAAAAAGCAAAAATGCTTGATATTGTTTGGTTTAAATATACAAACATAGTTGCATCAATTTTGGATAAAATTAAACAATTAGGTTTTGATTATTCAACTACTTCTGGAATTTCTATTTCTTTCTCAGATATTTTAGAAACTGAAAAAAAATCACAATATATTGCTGAAGGTGATGAATATATTTCTAAATTAAAACAATATTATAATTTAGGTTTAATAACAGATGATGATAGATATTCATTAACAATTAAAAAATGAGCCGAAATTAAAGATAATATTCAAAATGAATTGCAAACAATTATTAAAAATAATCCTAAAAACCCAGTTATTACAATGATAAACTCAGGTGCTCGTGGAAATATTTCTAACTACGTTCAATTAGCTGGGATGCGTGGTCTTATGGCAAATAACACCAAAACTACTAAGGCGGATGCAAAAAATGATAGAGTTGTTAGATCAACTGTTGAAGTTCCAGTTAAATCATCATTTATTGAAGGTCTAACTGCTTTTGAATTTTATTCATCAACACACGGGGCAAGAAAAGGTTTAACCGATACTGCTTTAAATACCGCAAAATCTGGTTATTTAACTAGACGTTTAGTTGATGTGGCTCAAAATATTGTTGTAAGACAAGAAAATTGTGGTTCAGAATATGGTTTTTTAGCAAAAAATATTGTTGATACTAAAACTAAACAAATTATTGTTTCATTAAAAGAAAGAATTGTTGGTCGTTTTTCAAATAAACCAATTTATGATAAAAATAATGATTTAATTTGTGGAAGAAATGTTTTAATTACTAATAAAATAGCTCAAAAAATAATCGATTCTGGTATTGAACAAGTTGAAATTAGATCAATTTTAGGATGTAACACTCGTAATGGTGTATGTAAGATGTGTTTTGGTAAGGATTTAGCAACAAACCGTGTTGTAAATATTGGAGAAGCTGTTGGAATTATAGCTGCTCAATCAATAGGTGAACCTGGAACACAATTAACAATGCGTACATTCCATACCGGTGGTGTTGCTGGGGTTGAGGATATTACCGGTGGTTTTACTCGCTTGATTGAATTAATAGACGCACACGAACAACCATGAGGTAGACCAGCAATAATTTCACCATATCAAGGTAGAGTTATTGATATTAAAAAGAATGAAAAAACTGAAAATGATTACATTGTAACTATTGAAATTCTAAATTCTAATAAAGAAGTTGAATTTAAAGAAATTTTAGTTAATACAAATGAAAAATTAAGAGTATCAATAAATGATGAAATAAAAGTTGGTCAAAAACTTTCTGAAGGTCCAATTATTTTAAAAGAATTATTAGCTTTAACTGATGTTATTACTGTTCAAAATTATTTATTAAAAGAAATTCAAAGAATTTATCGTATTCAAGGTATTGCAATTAGTGATAAGTATATTGAAATTATTATTAGACAAATGATGTCAAAAGTTGTTATTAGCGAACCTGGTGATTCTAAATTCTTTGCAGGAGCAATAGTTGATATATTTGACTATCAAGAAGAAAATGCTTTATTATTAAGTGAAAATAAAAAGCCAGCTTATGGTAATGTTGTAATTAAAGGTGCTAAACAAGTTCCTTTATTGTCAGATTCATTCTTAGCGGCTGCTTCATATCAAGAAACTTCAAAAATTTTAGTTAATGCTGCTATTTCATCAAGAACTGATAATTTAACTGGTTTAAAAGAAAATATTATTGTTGGTAAAAAAATTCCATCTGGAACAGCTCTTTATTCATTTGAAGAACATTCAAAATATGATATTAAACCATCAATAAAATATTTTACAAGTTATACTGACGAAGAAGAGTATTCTACTAATGAATTAGATGGCGAAAATATAGTAGATATTGATGCTTTAACACAAGAGTATGTTGAAGATGATAAAAATATGCCATCATTTGAAGATGAAGAAAATGATGACTTCTTTGATGATTCAACATTTGATGATAATGAAGAAGAAAACGAAGAAGACTTAGAATAA
- the rplU gene encoding 50S ribosomal protein L21, whose product MFAIIETGGKQLIVKKGDVVYIEKIDGNEGDTVSFDRVLAVEGKIGQPYLEKASVLGLIEKQGKAKKIVVYRHNAKSTHKRKLGHRQPYTRVKITEIKEK is encoded by the coding sequence ATGTTTGCGATTATCGAAACCGGTGGAAAACAATTAATCGTTAAAAAAGGCGATGTTGTTTACATTGAAAAAATCGATGGCAATGAAGGTGATACAGTTTCTTTTGATAGAGTTTTAGCTGTTGAAGGTAAAATTGGTCAACCTTATTTAGAAAAAGCTTCTGTTTTAGGATTAATTGAAAAACAAGGTAAAGCAAAAAAAATCGTAGTTTATAGACATAATGCCAAATCAACACATAAACGTAAGTTAGGTCACCGTCAACCTTATACAAGAGTAAAAATTACAGAGATTAAGGAGAAATAG
- the rpmA gene encoding 50S ribosomal protein L27: MAHTKSGGTTSNSRDSAGRRLGVKATDGQFVTAGSIIYRQRGTKIFPGNNVGRGKDDTLYALIDGIVKFENRINRKFASVYAIEEK, translated from the coding sequence ATGGCACATACGAAATCTGGTGGAACGACTTCTAATAGTAGAGATTCGGCTGGTAGAAGATTAGGTGTTAAAGCTACTGATGGTCAATTTGTAACTGCAGGAAGCATTATCTATAGACAAAGAGGAACAAAAATTTTCCCAGGCAACAATGTAGGCAGAGGAAAAGATGATACTCTATATGCTTTAATTGATGGGATAGTTAAATTCGAAAACAGAATTAATAGAAAATTTGCATCTGTATATGCAATTGAAGAAAAATAA
- a CDS encoding MSC_0623 family F1-like ATPase-associated protein, whose product MKNKTMSFESKKDQILFWMNTKELIKQNKLIEFNKLVSTVLFKNNFKKDDVIFKEFLNEIRISLSENKTIIFKNFVLDYEFNYKFSLDKKIPYILENKQDFKVDNFFKHAFNEEILRLIEAECYIEIIPNVILYFSQNSQTLKIYIKPEYFLNLNISEGENNGK is encoded by the coding sequence ATGAAAAATAAAACAATGAGTTTCGAATCAAAAAAAGATCAAATTTTGTTTTGAATGAATACTAAAGAACTGATAAAACAAAATAAACTAATTGAATTTAATAAATTAGTTTCAACGGTTTTATTTAAAAATAATTTTAAAAAAGATGATGTAATATTTAAAGAATTTTTAAATGAAATACGAATATCTTTAAGTGAAAATAAAACAATAATTTTTAAAAATTTTGTTTTAGATTATGAATTTAATTATAAATTTAGTTTAGATAAAAAAATTCCATATATTTTAGAAAATAAACAAGATTTTAAAGTTGATAATTTTTTTAAACATGCATTTAATGAAGAAATTTTAAGATTAATTGAGGCTGAATGTTATATTGAAATAATTCCAAATGTAATTTTATATTTTTCTCAAAATTCACAAACTTTAAAAATTTATATTAAACCAGAATACTTTTTAAATTTAAATATTTCAGAAGGAGAAAATAATGGAAAGTAA